From one Paractinoplanes brasiliensis genomic stretch:
- a CDS encoding polysaccharide biosynthesis protein encodes MTKASTGIGVAGLAVTAAGVLTNLLGYVVPLIGARRLSAADLSALATILAITAIAGVAGTGLQIAVAVHRARHGPSSVARSALLTVLVIAGALAVALPIAVVVLRLPALATVLAGISTVGVVAAGRWLGEMQGDQRFVPLAIGLSALAGGRYGGVMIGLAAGLGLTTALLLGAATAVLVLPVLHLLARRPGVVAGGQPLAARAVLTAGGATLGMLVVSYADLILARRFLPFDASGAYAVGTVLTKGALWAPQVVTIMALPRLAQADRRTLRVALALVAACGVLLVSGAAVAGGLAFRLAGGPGYTSLGRWAPIFAATGAVYGVLFVLINAQVAAGARWPAAPLWVCASGFALAAWLVLPHTLPGIAYGALGTAVAALAITSVLVGLRLRASVTGPRPEHATLSIE; translated from the coding sequence ATGACCAAAGCAAGTACCGGGATCGGGGTGGCCGGGCTCGCGGTGACCGCGGCCGGGGTGCTGACCAACCTGCTGGGCTACGTGGTGCCGCTGATCGGGGCCCGCCGGCTGAGCGCCGCCGACCTCAGCGCGCTGGCCACCATCCTGGCCATCACCGCGATCGCCGGGGTGGCCGGAACCGGCCTGCAGATCGCGGTGGCCGTGCACCGGGCCCGGCACGGCCCGTCCTCGGTGGCCCGTTCGGCGCTGCTGACCGTGCTGGTGATCGCGGGCGCGCTGGCCGTGGCCCTGCCGATCGCCGTGGTCGTGCTGCGCCTGCCCGCCCTGGCCACCGTGCTGGCCGGCATCTCGACCGTCGGTGTGGTCGCGGCCGGGCGCTGGCTCGGCGAGATGCAGGGCGACCAGCGGTTCGTCCCGCTCGCCATCGGCCTGTCGGCGCTGGCCGGCGGCCGGTACGGCGGCGTGATGATCGGACTGGCCGCCGGGCTGGGGCTGACCACGGCGCTGTTGCTGGGCGCGGCCACCGCCGTGCTCGTGCTCCCGGTGCTGCACCTGCTGGCCCGCCGTCCCGGTGTGGTCGCCGGGGGGCAGCCGCTGGCCGCGCGGGCGGTGCTGACGGCGGGCGGCGCCACGCTGGGCATGCTGGTCGTCTCGTACGCCGACCTGATCCTGGCCCGCCGGTTCCTGCCGTTCGACGCCTCCGGGGCGTACGCGGTCGGGACCGTCCTGACCAAGGGTGCGCTCTGGGCCCCGCAGGTCGTGACGATCATGGCCCTGCCCCGGCTGGCCCAGGCCGACCGCCGCACCTTGCGGGTCGCGCTGGCGCTGGTCGCCGCCTGCGGGGTGCTGCTGGTGTCGGGCGCGGCGGTGGCCGGCGGGCTCGCGTTCCGGCTGGCCGGCGGCCCCGGCTACACCTCGCTGGGCCGCTGGGCCCCGATCTTCGCCGCCACCGGGGCCGTCTACGGCGTGCTCTTCGTCCTGATCAACGCGCAGGTCGCGGCGGGCGCCCGCTGGCCCGCGGCGCCCCTGTGGGTGTGCGCCTCCGGGTTCGCCCTCGCCGCCTGGCTGGTGCTGCCGCACACCCTGCCCGGTATCGCGTACGGGGCGCTCGGCACCGCGGTGGCCGCCCTGGCGATCACGTCCGTCCTGGTCGGACTCCGGCTGCGCGCCTCCGTTACCGGCCCGCGACCGGAACATGCAACGCTGTCGATCGAGTGA